From Crassaminicella indica, one genomic window encodes:
- a CDS encoding DRTGG domain-containing protein: MKITKIMELLNAECLVGENLLDMEVDQAFGCDLMSDVLAFINGKTLLLTGLTNLQVIRTAEMTDINTVVFVRGKKPVKEAIELAKKNNMILLSTNHILYTACGILYANGLKGIPSRGGA, from the coding sequence ATGAAAATTACTAAAATCATGGAATTGTTAAATGCTGAATGCCTAGTAGGAGAAAATTTATTGGATATGGAAGTAGATCAAGCCTTTGGATGTGATTTAATGAGTGATGTGCTAGCTTTTATCAATGGAAAAACTTTATTGCTTACAGGTCTTACGAATCTACAGGTAATAAGAACAGCAGAAATGACAGATATTAATACAGTGGTTTTTGTACGAGGGAAAAAACCTGTTAAAGAAGCTATTGAATTAGCTAAAAAAAATAATATGATATTGCTTAGTACAAATCACATTCTATATACTGCTTGTGGAATACTATATGCTAATGGACTCAAAGGTATTCCTAGCAGGGGAGGAGCGTAG
- a CDS encoding lytic transglycosylase domain-containing protein has translation MPNNLIQKILDHKIAQIQSRLPININLNKHKATSDFNDILNEKIQNVKSQDISSTAYDSLIEAASKKFNVDPNLVKAVIKAESNFNKSALSKAGAQGLMQLMPQTSLGLGITNPLDPVQNIYGGTKYLRSMLTRYNGNTKLALAAYNAGPNNVDKYKGVPPFKETKNYVDKVLQFKKSYDHITSTKNFETLL, from the coding sequence ATGCCTAATAATCTTATTCAAAAAATACTTGATCATAAAATAGCTCAAATTCAAAGTAGATTACCTATTAATATAAATTTAAATAAACACAAAGCCACATCAGATTTTAATGATATACTAAATGAAAAAATCCAAAATGTGAAATCTCAAGATATCTCTTCTACTGCATATGATTCTCTCATTGAAGCTGCTTCTAAAAAATTTAATGTCGACCCAAATTTAGTAAAAGCTGTCATTAAAGCAGAGTCAAATTTTAATAAAAGCGCTCTATCTAAAGCAGGTGCACAAGGACTTATGCAGTTAATGCCTCAAACATCTTTAGGGCTAGGTATCACAAATCCTTTAGACCCTGTACAAAATATCTATGGGGGTACTAAATATTTACGTAGCATGTTGACAAGATATAATGGAAATACAAAACTAGCTTTAGCTGCGTATAACGCTGGTCCTAATAACGTAGATAAATATAAAGGCGTTCCACCTTTCAAAGAAACCAAAAACTATGTAGATAAAGTTCTGCAATTTAAAAAAAGCTATGACCATATAACTTCTACAAAAAATTTTGAAACCCTACTGTAA
- a CDS encoding peptide ABC transporter substrate-binding protein → MNGIKNVLCFFFIMIILSGCMDKNIEMEQNENEPVQIGKPVFGGELSIPIIQFDTLNPILNDNKSVYYLNKLIYEGLIRLDKNLDAKPVLAESWNVSDDGKEWIFKLRDDVFWHDGKPFTSEDVKFTIDSMKINIIGKESIYNELVKHIKNTKILSKDSIKIEFDNAMNSWIELFTFPIIPKHQFQTTRRVYDAVNIKPIGTGPYKVEAYNKFKSIKLIANDAYWGKKPYIASIIAKRVPDKEAALTLVEAGELDGASATNFDWEKYSENKSLKIYEYVTKEYEFLGFNFRNKMLQDKNIRKALGYGIDRHAIINEVYLGHATVVDAPVYPDSYLYDEEEKKFGKDLLIARKLLKESGWENRDKDVWFENELGQELRLHLLVNRDNAQRLKAAKMISDQLKEIGIDIIIDPVDWKEYERRVRKGQFDIALGGWQLSDIPDLRFIFHSSFIGNTNFIRYSNPDLDKLLNEAAFIKNKQLKKKKYKEIQHFVVDDLPYFSLYFKNSSIIMKQYVKGDILPKPNNIYNNIESWYMKK, encoded by the coding sequence GTGAATGGAATAAAAAATGTACTATGCTTTTTCTTTATTATGATTATTTTATCAGGATGTATGGATAAGAATATAGAAATGGAACAAAATGAAAATGAGCCTGTGCAAATAGGAAAACCAGTATTTGGTGGTGAATTATCTATTCCTATCATTCAGTTTGATACATTAAATCCTATTTTAAATGATAATAAAAGTGTTTATTATTTAAATAAATTGATTTATGAGGGCTTAATAAGGCTAGATAAAAATTTAGATGCTAAGCCTGTATTGGCTGAGAGCTGGAATGTTTCAGATGATGGAAAGGAATGGATTTTCAAATTAAGAGATGATGTGTTTTGGCATGATGGAAAGCCTTTTACATCAGAGGATGTAAAATTTACAATTGATTCTATGAAGATTAATATAATTGGAAAAGAGTCTATATATAATGAACTTGTAAAGCATATAAAAAATACTAAGATTTTAAGTAAAGATAGTATAAAGATTGAATTTGATAATGCAATGAACAGTTGGATTGAGTTGTTTACTTTTCCAATTATTCCAAAACATCAGTTTCAAACAACTAGAAGGGTATACGATGCAGTTAATATAAAGCCTATTGGAACAGGTCCTTATAAGGTTGAAGCTTATAATAAATTTAAAAGTATAAAGTTAATTGCAAACGATGCTTATTGGGGGAAAAAGCCTTATATTGCTTCAATTATTGCAAAACGTGTGCCGGATAAAGAGGCTGCGTTAACTCTTGTTGAAGCAGGTGAGCTTGATGGGGCATCAGCAACGAATTTTGATTGGGAAAAGTATAGTGAAAATAAGTCTTTAAAGATTTATGAATATGTAACAAAGGAATATGAGTTTTTAGGATTTAATTTTCGCAATAAAATGCTTCAAGATAAAAATATTAGAAAAGCATTAGGATATGGTATTGATAGACATGCCATTATAAATGAAGTATATTTAGGTCATGCTACTGTAGTAGATGCACCTGTTTATCCAGATAGCTATTTATATGATGAGGAAGAAAAAAAGTTTGGAAAAGATCTATTGATAGCAAGAAAGCTATTAAAAGAATCTGGTTGGGAAAATAGAGATAAAGATGTATGGTTTGAAAATGAATTAGGTCAAGAACTTAGGTTGCATTTACTTGTAAATAGAGATAATGCTCAAAGATTGAAAGCTGCTAAAATGATTTCAGATCAGCTTAAAGAAATAGGGATAGATATTATTATTGATCCAGTTGACTGGAAAGAATATGAGAGAAGAGTAAGAAAAGGCCAGTTTGATATTGCTTTAGGTGGTTGGCAATTATCTGATATACCAGATCTTCGTTTTATTTTTCATTCAAGCTTTATAGGAAATACAAACTTTATTAGGTATAGTAATCCTGATTTAGATAAACTATTGAATGAAGCTGCTTTTATAAAGAATAAACAATTGAAAAAAAAGAAATATAAAGAGATACAACATTTTGTAGTAGATGATTTGCCATACTTTAGTTTATATTTTAAAAATAGTTCAATTATCATGAAGCAATATGTTAAAGGAGATATACTTCCTAAACCAAATAATATATATAATAATATAGAAAGCTGGTATATGAAAAAATAG
- the coaE gene encoding dephospho-CoA kinase (Dephospho-CoA kinase (CoaE) performs the final step in coenzyme A biosynthesis.), producing MKVIGLTGGIASGKSTASNILKEFKIPVIDADIIAREIVMPGKAALNEIKAVFGEKVITEDGHLNRKELGKIVFSDEEKLKKLNDITHKRIIKEIINRINIYGKMNTYPVIIIDAPLLIEQHMEELVDEVWLVTASKAVQLNRLMNRDKISVEDALKRMKTQMSTEEKKKYADVILDNNKDINHLKRQIEKQLKRINS from the coding sequence ATGAAGGTAATAGGACTTACTGGTGGAATTGCTTCAGGAAAAAGCACAGCTTCAAATATATTAAAAGAATTTAAAATTCCTGTGATTGATGCAGATATTATTGCTAGAGAAATTGTTATGCCTGGAAAAGCTGCTTTAAATGAGATTAAAGCTGTTTTTGGTGAAAAAGTAATTACGGAAGATGGTCATTTAAATAGAAAAGAATTAGGAAAAATTGTTTTTTCAGATGAAGAAAAGCTAAAAAAGTTAAACGATATTACCCATAAAAGAATAATAAAAGAAATTATTAATAGGATAAATATATATGGAAAAATGAATACATATCCTGTTATAATAATAGATGCACCTCTTTTGATAGAACAACATATGGAAGAATTAGTAGATGAAGTTTGGCTAGTTACAGCTAGCAAAGCAGTACAGCTTAATCGTTTAATGAATAGAGATAAAATAAGTGTTGAAGATGCATTAAAGAGAATGAAAACGCAAATGTCTACTGAAGAAAAAAAGAAATATGCAGATGTTATTTTAGATAATAATAAAGATATTAATCATTTGAAGCGACAAATAGAGAAACAATTAAAAAGAATAAATAGCTAA
- a CDS encoding DUF441 domain-containing protein, giving the protein MSQEYLGSITLLVLLILAMVGKNNSLALAVSGLIFLLLLGKMGEEVKGFSHSILMFLNNYGLKIGVIILMMGVLAPFALGELDIISMLYSFKTYKGFIGIVAGILVAILGSRGGYLLDVEPTIVTSVVIGTIFGIVVFKGYPVGPLIGSGIAYFMIYIIEIFMKK; this is encoded by the coding sequence ATGAGTCAAGAATATTTAGGAAGTATTACGCTGCTAGTTTTATTGATACTAGCTATGGTGGGGAAAAACAATTCTTTAGCTTTAGCTGTAAGTGGGTTAATATTTTTGTTGTTATTAGGGAAAATGGGAGAAGAGGTAAAAGGTTTTTCTCACTCTATATTAATGTTTTTAAATAATTATGGATTAAAGATAGGTGTTATTATATTGATGATGGGTGTTCTTGCACCATTTGCATTAGGAGAATTAGATATTATATCAATGCTTTATAGCTTTAAAACTTATAAGGGATTTATAGGGATTGTTGCAGGGATACTAGTAGCTATATTAGGATCACGAGGAGGATATTTGCTTGATGTAGAACCTACTATTGTTACATCTGTAGTGATTGGAACTATATTTGGAATTGTAGTTTTTAAAGGTTATCCAGTTGGACCACTTATTGGATCAGGTATTGCATATTTTATGATTTATATAATAGAAATTTTCATGAAAAAATAG
- a CDS encoding ATP-binding protein, with protein MRELSLHILDIVQNSIAANATFIEIIIDENDEKNCMTIEIVDNGIGMSEELVKKVVNPFVTTRKTRKVGLGISLFKAACERCNGKFHIESELGKGTKIIASFEKNHIDRAPLGNMVDTMIIIILSNEKIDYLYKHRINKEEFVLDTRELRKVLGDVPLSNTEVIDWIKQYMVEGLEELRIKIVNDKLD; from the coding sequence TTGAGAGAATTATCCCTTCATATACTGGACATTGTTCAAAATAGTATTGCTGCAAATGCTACTTTTATTGAAATAATTATTGATGAAAATGATGAAAAAAATTGTATGACAATAGAAATTGTTGATAATGGCATAGGTATGAGTGAAGAATTAGTAAAAAAAGTAGTAAATCCTTTTGTTACGACTAGAAAAACAAGAAAAGTGGGATTGGGTATTTCATTGTTTAAAGCAGCTTGTGAAAGATGTAATGGGAAATTTCATATTGAATCTGAGTTAGGAAAAGGAACAAAAATAATTGCTAGCTTTGAAAAAAATCATATTGACCGAGCGCCTTTAGGAAATATGGTAGATACAATGATCATCATAATTTTGTCGAATGAAAAAATTGATTATTTGTACAAACATAGGATTAATAAAGAGGAGTTTGTATTAGATACAAGGGAGTTAAGAAAAGTTTTAGGAGATGTTCCACTAAGCAATACAGAAGTGATTGACTGGATAAAGCAGTATATGGTAGAGGGACTTGAGGAGTTAAGAATTAAAATTGTAAATGATAAGTTAGATTGA
- a CDS encoding C40 family peptidase, producing MIKFMKYFCLMVLCNLLMISFVYGEGKNDGIVIGNHVNVRQEPKMTSAVLSTLRLGEYVHILKNSGEWYGIALGDGKLGWVHNQLVIVVDKEKDFIKKGIVTANALNIRQQPDIASSSIGKLFAGTEVTIIDQKSDWYGIDIDRGKGWVHSDYIKIKPNYKIAKITGNHVNVRKAPSYTGEIVGTLNLDNYVQVKDFKDDWFNIILKENREGWVYKDYLTIVLKDVSASRGKDRSSLGMKVATIANAQLGKKYVYGASGPNTFDCSGFTSYVYRKIGIKLPRTSRGQATVGQKVSKSDLRIGDLVFFDTNGSNNGKISHVGIYIGNGKFIHASSGRKRILITDLNNDSYYKRAYVKARRLF from the coding sequence ATGATTAAATTTATGAAATATTTCTGTTTGATGGTATTGTGTAATTTGCTGATGATTTCTTTTGTCTATGGAGAAGGGAAAAACGATGGTATAGTAATAGGGAATCATGTAAATGTTAGACAGGAACCTAAAATGACATCAGCTGTTTTAAGTACTTTAAGGTTAGGAGAATATGTACATATTCTAAAAAACAGTGGAGAATGGTATGGTATAGCATTAGGTGATGGAAAGCTTGGATGGGTACATAATCAATTAGTTATTGTTGTAGATAAGGAAAAAGATTTTATTAAAAAAGGGATTGTAACAGCTAATGCTTTAAATATCCGACAACAGCCAGATATTGCTTCAAGTAGTATAGGAAAGTTATTTGCTGGTACAGAAGTAACAATAATAGATCAAAAATCGGATTGGTATGGCATTGATATTGACAGAGGCAAAGGTTGGGTTCATTCAGATTATATAAAGATAAAGCCTAATTATAAAATAGCAAAGATTACAGGAAATCATGTGAATGTAAGAAAAGCTCCTTCTTATACAGGAGAAATTGTAGGAACTTTAAATTTGGATAACTATGTGCAGGTAAAAGATTTTAAAGATGATTGGTTTAATATTATTCTGAAAGAGAATCGAGAAGGTTGGGTATATAAAGATTATTTAACTATTGTATTAAAAGATGTATCTGCTTCAAGAGGTAAGGACAGGTCTTCTTTAGGTATGAAGGTAGCAACTATTGCTAATGCTCAATTAGGTAAAAAATATGTATATGGAGCTAGTGGACCTAATACTTTTGATTGTTCAGGATTTACATCTTATGTATACAGAAAAATAGGAATAAAGCTTCCTAGAACATCTAGAGGACAAGCGACAGTGGGACAAAAAGTATCAAAGAGTGATTTAAGAATAGGTGATTTGGTATTCTTTGATACGAATGGGTCTAATAATGGGAAAATTAGTCATGTAGGTATATATATAGGGAATGGAAAGTTTATACATGCATCTTCAGGAAGGAAAAGAATTCTTATAACAGATTTAAATAATGATTCTTATTATAAAAGAGCATATGTTAAAGCTAGAAGATTGTTCTAA
- a CDS encoding DRTGG domain-containing protein: MQVKNLIEKENFKLITNDKDISKEIKGLYCCDLLSWVMSHAKAGDAWITVQTHMNIVAVASLLDISCIIIPESIEIDKETIDKANEENIPILSTNLNSYEIFCKMHELGLR, translated from the coding sequence ATGCAGGTTAAAAATCTTATTGAAAAAGAGAATTTTAAATTAATCACAAACGATAAAGATATTTCTAAAGAAATTAAAGGTTTATATTGTTGTGATTTATTAAGCTGGGTTATGTCTCATGCTAAAGCAGGTGATGCATGGATTACGGTACAGACGCATATGAATATTGTAGCAGTAGCAAGTCTGTTGGATATTAGCTGTATCATTATCCCAGAATCTATTGAAATAGATAAGGAAACAATAGACAAGGCAAACGAAGAAAATATTCCGATTTTAAGTACAAATTTAAATAGCTATGAAATTTTTTGTAAAATGCATGAATTAGGACTAAGATAA
- a CDS encoding SPOR domain-containing protein, whose translation MRQTRVKIRRKSMGKKITFTIIIIFLFSLSILIGYLGTKYVILPMISSNEIGIEKNNKNKGIKKVVKMQEEISEASKEESEKNNKTKKIDKATNEGYTNTFEIEGIDIYSVQVGSFKTKQNALSLVKELNSKDIGAYIWDNDGYKVITMSMLDRKSIDNILPNIKKQYTEAFVVTRRVSSKSISYKKEDSAYIDTLEGQIKKLMEVFKALAENIKQSQNSQIDMELAKKHIDDLKEIQGRLRGENPPVQMKAMHNGLIKLVADLIQELETAEKNDKKLFLGIQNAFIKGVYQYSYFLDNNEY comes from the coding sequence ATGAGACAAACAAGAGTGAAGATTCGAAGAAAAAGTATGGGAAAAAAAATTACTTTTACAATTATAATTATATTTTTATTTAGTTTGTCTATATTAATAGGCTATTTAGGTACGAAATATGTGATTCTGCCGATGATTTCTTCTAATGAAATAGGAATAGAAAAAAATAATAAAAATAAAGGAATAAAAAAAGTAGTTAAAATGCAAGAAGAAATATCAGAAGCATCTAAGGAAGAATCAGAAAAAAACAATAAAACAAAAAAGATAGATAAAGCTACAAATGAAGGATATACAAATACCTTTGAAATAGAAGGAATTGATATATATAGTGTTCAAGTTGGAAGCTTTAAGACAAAACAAAATGCACTATCTTTAGTTAAGGAATTGAATAGCAAGGATATAGGAGCCTATATTTGGGATAATGATGGATATAAAGTAATAACTATGTCAATGTTAGATAGGAAAAGTATTGATAATATTCTACCAAATATTAAAAAACAATATACAGAAGCATTTGTTGTAACAAGAAGGGTTTCTTCAAAATCAATATCATACAAAAAAGAAGATTCTGCATATATAGATACTTTAGAAGGTCAGATAAAAAAGTTAATGGAAGTATTTAAAGCATTGGCTGAAAATATAAAGCAATCACAAAACAGTCAAATAGATATGGAACTAGCCAAAAAGCATATAGATGATTTAAAAGAGATTCAAGGGCGATTAAGAGGTGAAAATCCACCTGTTCAGATGAAAGCTATGCATAATGGACTTATAAAGTTAGTAGCTGATTTGATACAGGAGTTAGAAACAGCAGAAAAGAATGATAAAAAGTTATTTTTAGGGATACAAAACGCTTTTATAAAAGGAGTGTACCAATATTCATATTTTTTAGACAATAATGAATATTGA
- a CDS encoding PHP domain-containing protein — translation MKIAIDFHIHTALSPCADEDMTPNNIINMCILKGLDAIAITDHNSVENCRACMELGENKGILVIPGMEVQTKEEVHLICLFEDINTALAFQKLIYGKLPKKENNPKFFGRQIIFNEKDEVIRENNMMLIASVDLSINEVFHEVYKLRGIIIPAHVDRSSYSLIGTLGFIPEKLSIKTLEVSKRCNINAFLGKYSIFRNYRFIQNSDAHHLWDILERESFIEVNKKDIKSIFDILR, via the coding sequence ATGAAAATAGCTATAGATTTTCATATTCATACAGCATTATCTCCTTGTGCTGATGAAGATATGACTCCTAATAACATTATAAATATGTGTATATTAAAAGGGCTAGATGCAATAGCGATTACAGATCACAATAGTGTAGAGAACTGTAGGGCGTGCATGGAGCTTGGAGAAAATAAAGGAATACTCGTCATTCCGGGAATGGAGGTTCAAACAAAGGAAGAAGTACATTTGATTTGTCTATTTGAAGATATTAATACAGCTTTAGCTTTTCAAAAATTAATATACGGTAAATTACCTAAAAAGGAAAATAACCCAAAATTTTTTGGAAGACAAATTATTTTCAACGAAAAAGATGAAGTGATAAGAGAAAATAATATGATGCTAATAGCTTCTGTCGACCTTTCTATAAATGAAGTATTTCATGAAGTATATAAGCTAAGAGGAATAATCATTCCAGCACATGTAGATAGAAGTTCTTATAGTTTAATAGGAACATTAGGATTTATTCCTGAAAAATTATCCATAAAAACATTAGAAGTGTCAAAGAGATGCAATATAAATGCATTTTTGGGAAAATACAGTATTTTTAGAAATTATCGATTTATTCAAAATTCAGATGCACATCATCTATGGGATATATTAGAGAGAGAAAGCTTTATTGAGGTGAATAAGAAAGATATAAAGAGTATTTTTGATATTTTAAGATAA
- a CDS encoding lytic transglycosylase domain-containing protein — translation MIYIDLREYRKLLFIIVIVMTVGVALTNTNWLLKILYPIHYWDLIEKYAKEYELDPYLVAAIIRTESKFDEKAKSNKNARGLMQISEVTGQWASEELRIDDYHEEILYIPDINIKIGCWYLYKLKEEFNGNLQLILAAYNGGSGNVNKWLKDPKYSDEGEFLRDIPFPETKAYVKKVMKSYKVYRIIYR, via the coding sequence TTGATTTATATTGATTTAAGAGAATATAGGAAGTTACTTTTTATAATCGTTATTGTTATGACAGTAGGAGTAGCTTTGACTAATACAAATTGGCTATTAAAAATACTATATCCTATACACTATTGGGACCTTATAGAAAAATATGCAAAGGAATATGAATTAGATCCGTATCTTGTTGCAGCAATTATTAGAACAGAGAGTAAATTTGATGAGAAAGCAAAATCTAATAAAAATGCACGAGGGCTTATGCAGATATCTGAAGTAACTGGACAATGGGCTTCAGAGGAATTAAGAATTGATGATTATCATGAAGAAATTTTATATATTCCTGATATAAATATTAAAATAGGATGTTGGTATTTATATAAATTAAAAGAAGAATTTAATGGTAATTTGCAATTGATACTAGCTGCATATAATGGTGGAAGTGGAAATGTAAATAAATGGCTGAAAGATCCTAAATATAGTGATGAAGGTGAATTTTTAAGAGATATTCCTTTTCCTGAGACAAAGGCATATGTAAAAAAGGTTATGAAAAGTTATAAGGTTTATAGGATTATATATAGATAA
- a CDS encoding nicotinate phosphoribosyltransferase, translating to MKHMTSLEDIKDIKISKERLIHSSNHEEILSGLTTDVYFLRTLDILRYMKLDTEIVTAEIFARKPGIFVGIEEVKNMLKDKAVEVWAIEEGEEFEAKDTLVRIKGPYKEFGVLETAMLGSLASASGWATAARRIKEACGEKTFLCFGARHVHPAVAPVMERAALIGGANGVSCVLAAKIMNIEASGTLPHAAMLIAGDTLDVAKVYDEVTPESHKRIVLVDTFKDEVEESLRIAKALGDKLFGIRLDTPSERGGVTPYLVRELRSKLDINGYNHVKIFVSGGLTPEKIRILSEAGADSFGVGSYISGAPAIDMTMDIKEVGGEAVAKRGRIPGIVENSKLKRIL from the coding sequence ATGAAACATATGACAAGCCTTGAGGATATTAAAGACATAAAAATTAGTAAAGAAAGGTTAATACACTCAAGTAATCATGAAGAAATTCTATCAGGACTTACTACAGATGTTTATTTTTTAAGAACATTAGATATTTTAAGATATATGAAGCTTGATACAGAGATTGTAACAGCTGAAATTTTTGCTAGAAAACCCGGTATATTTGTAGGTATAGAAGAAGTAAAAAATATGTTAAAGGATAAGGCTGTTGAAGTATGGGCTATAGAAGAAGGAGAAGAATTTGAAGCAAAAGATACTTTAGTTAGAATTAAGGGTCCATATAAAGAGTTTGGTGTTTTGGAAACGGCAATGCTTGGGAGTCTAGCAAGTGCTAGTGGATGGGCTACGGCAGCAAGAAGAATAAAAGAAGCATGTGGAGAAAAGACTTTTCTTTGTTTTGGTGCAAGACATGTGCATCCAGCAGTTGCACCAGTAATGGAAAGAGCTGCTTTAATTGGAGGAGCAAATGGTGTAAGCTGTGTATTAGCAGCAAAGATTATGAACATAGAAGCATCAGGAACACTTCCTCATGCAGCTATGTTGATAGCGGGAGATACACTTGATGTTGCAAAGGTTTATGATGAAGTTACGCCAGAGTCTCATAAAAGGATTGTGCTAGTAGATACATTCAAAGATGAAGTCGAGGAAAGTTTACGTATTGCAAAAGCTTTAGGAGATAAGCTATTTGGTATTCGATTAGATACACCAAGTGAAAGAGGAGGAGTTACTCCTTATCTTGTAAGAGAATTAAGAAGCAAACTGGATATTAATGGATATAATCATGTTAAAATATTTGTATCTGGAGGATTGACACCAGAGAAAATTAGAATATTATCTGAAGCTGGTGCAGATTCTTTTGGAGTAGGTAGTTATATATCAGGGGCTCCTGCAATTGATATGACTATGGATATAAAAGAAGTAGGAGGAGAAGCTGTTGCCAAAAGAGGAAGAATTCCAGGGATAGTTGAAAATAGCAAATTAAAGAGAATTCTTTAG
- a CDS encoding ATP-binding protein → MVNEQEKNSIKLEYEIIKDDFSRAGEASSNIKKVLRQLGIDSKAIKKIAIVTYEAEMNIVIHSEGGKITVLISPNAVEIVARDNGPGIKNIDKAMEEGYSTASNKVRELGFGAGMGLPNIKRYSDEFHIESKIGEFTILKMKIYIQEEV, encoded by the coding sequence ATGGTTAATGAACAAGAGAAAAATAGTATTAAATTAGAATATGAGATTATAAAAGATGATTTTTCAAGAGCTGGGGAAGCATCAAGCAATATTAAAAAAGTTCTTAGACAGCTAGGAATTGATTCAAAAGCTATTAAGAAGATAGCCATTGTTACATATGAGGCTGAAATGAATATAGTGATCCATTCAGAAGGAGGAAAAATAACTGTATTGATAAGTCCTAATGCTGTAGAGATTGTTGCTAGGGATAATGGTCCGGGTATAAAAAACATTGATAAAGCGATGGAGGAAGGATATTCAACTGCTTCTAATAAAGTAAGAGAATTGGGATTTGGAGCAGGTATGGGACTACCTAATATAAAAAGATATAGTGATGAATTTCATATAGAATCGAAGATAGGTGAATTTACAATATTGAAGATGAAAATATATATACAGGAGGAAGTATGA